In a genomic window of Drosophila takahashii strain IR98-3 E-12201 chromosome 3L, DtakHiC1v2, whole genome shotgun sequence:
- the LOC123002347 gene encoding SEC14 domain and spectrin repeat-containing protein 1-B isoform X1, with product MEEDVLNALQTRSVYLSGGFDRQKRIIFVVNAFNDLQLWNRRYLQVTLDYLKRSLSASVLQNGVSVVVNAQESSSRISRQQVRQIYALFGGDINVDLYLVRAEGFWEKHVEPCTKSQVKGEPLVLSKARLFKFIEPQNLPEELGGTLQFNYDLWLQQRKSIDEFTKSHVQTLGSMERLLALLREHKSLRPAEADVELKKCAQLHAGVQNDIETAIDMGNAILARFNEVYETHSPPPQAVAPASESPVNAHPPPMPAHSATGIPPQQQLKPLLPPDLVCERARIELRLNEIEKKQTAIRTAWLELLRSLREARELGTLEEGVSFVTNWILQQAEQLLSRQRSIAGDVRGCEALRSAHDQLELECRETYGCYAELLYKIERFAGERQASPKDKDLCQDLLSQRDFMQFVCRSFAKRLERRRNVLMTALRFHRLLEQFEELLTTGNHVVEVDSRSLDWPEAEQLLMQLKENQEMLGHVERELVREGEKLSDMLAMPVKDALGRDLQLDYSPEIAQLRRQIDESRRRRQVCWSRLALQRLTLEQVTHIHAYEEDARRARDWLQELYAVLLRCHSHVGCNIHEIQLQKDELQGFEETGRSIYHYGCQLLEASQTLRLCCKLDPAASRSQSNLGQSLISDELQLTWHSLQAVAQEQMTRLRVSAVFHRSVEAYYRQLRELRPLLTQELSAQLQQQQRQQHNRSSSGISSDAEGEIESELSPLGEMPPRLQRHLVAREQLLVEVGRMVRLGRLLKKRLKEPFVLDALTGKSVVADELPLDSSPSPLHDSGRTSSAGSEVPGEAPPQTVQVVPTGSNELACAAISHKLGAIAEVAESLDAVIRDVQQQEKAASNGITNGTTSHGIKKLGSIEDWHSRSTEDESFATASEGNFTPNSHSSSFQTASGRTSSYIGSAKNSFDEADDSTLSTFEIPELPQSPVNMSFDSSELSYFSARQQRMKSEDQDSVVGVAELHSQSVTPTPDDEEQQHLLLPLPLPQAIESDSEVEGFNLATGITTETGPRISNAHTPEVSYRSGDTANTAPTSTNPNESKPPTSWRRSKYYENITKQTIKGFL from the exons ATGGAGGAGGACGTGCTGAATGCCCTGCAGACGCGAAGTGTCTATCTATCCGGGGGATTCGATCGCCAGAAGCGCATCATCTTCGTTGTCAACGCATTCAACGATCTGCAGCTGTGGAATCGCCGCTATCTGCAGGTGACTCTGGACTATCTGAAGCGTTCGCTCAG CGCTTCGGTTCTGCAGAATGGCGTGAGTGTGGTGGTCAATGCCCAGGAGAGCAGCTCACGGATCTCGAGGCAGCAGGTGCGCCAGATATACGCCCTCTTCGGGGGCGACATCAATGTGGATCTGTATCTAGTCAGGGCGGAGGGCTTCTGGGAGAAGCATGTGGAGCCGTGCACCAAGTCCCAGGTCAAGGGAGAG CCCCTGGTGCTGTCGAAGGCTCGGCTGTTCAAGTTCATAGAGCCGCAGAACCTGCCTGAGGAGCTGGGCGGCACCTTGCAGTTCAACTACGATCTGTGGCTGCAGCAGCGCAAG TCCATCGACGAGTTTACCAAATCGCATGTGCAGACTTTGGGATCGATGGAAAGGCTGTTGGCTCTGCTGAGAGAGCACAAATCTCTGCGGCCGGCGGAAGCGGATGTGGAGCTGAAGAAGTGCGCCCAGCTGCATGCCGGTGTCCAAAACGACATAGAAACGGCCATCGACATGG GTAACGCGATCTTGGCCCGCTTCAACGAGGTCTACGAGACGCATTCACCGCCGCCACAAGCGGTCGCACCTGCCTCGGAGTCGCCAGTGAACGCCCACCCCCCGCCAATGCCGGCACACTCCGCCACTGGAATTCccccgcagcagcagctgaaaCCCCTTTTGCCACCCGATCTCGTCTGTGAACGTGCCCGCATCGAGTTGCGATTGAATGAGATCGAGAAGAAACAAACGGCCATTCGAACGGCCTGGCTGGAATTGCTGAGATCTCTGAGGGAGGCACGCGAACTCGGCACCCTGGAGGAGGGGGTGTCCTTCGTCACCAACTGGATCCTGCAGCAGGCGGAGCAGCTGCTGAGCCGCCAAAGGAGCATTGCCGGCGATGTGAGGGGCTGTGAGGCCCTGCGATCTGCCCATGATCAACTGGAACTGGAGTGCCGGGAAACCTATGGTTGCTATGCGGAGTTGCTATATAAAATCGAAAGATTCGCCGGAGAGAGGCAAGCATCTCCAAAGGACAAGGATCTTTGCCAGGATCTCCTTTCGCAGAGGGATTTCATGCAATTTGTGTGTCGTTCCTTTGCGAAGAGATTGGAGAGAAGGAGGAACGTCCTCATGACCGCCTTGAGGTTCCACCGACTCCTCGAGCAATTCGAGGAGCTCCTGACCACTGGGAATCATGTGGTAGAGGTGGACAGTCGATCACTCGATTGGCCCGAGGCAGAACAGCTACTCATGCAGCTAAAGGAGAACCAGGAAATGTTGG GCCACGTCGAGCGCGAACTTGTGCGTGAAGGTGAAAAGCTGAGCGACATGCTGGCGATGCCGGTGAAAGACGCTCTGGGCCGTGACCTCCAGCTGGACTACAGCCCCGAGATCGCCCAGCTGCGGCGGCAGATCGACGAGAGCAGGCGGCGGCGTCAGGTGTGCTGGAGTCGGCTGGCGCTGCAGCGGCTCACCTTGGAGCAGGTGACCCACATCCATGCCTACGAGGAGGACGCGCGGAGGGCGAGGGACTGGCTGCAGGAGCTTTATGCCGTCTTGCTCAGATGCCACTCCCATGTCGGCTGCAACATCCACGAGATCCAGCTGCAGAAGGACGAGCTGCAGGGGTTCGAGGAAACCGGCCGG AGCATCTACCACTATGGCTGCCAGTTGCTGGAGGCTTCCCAAACCCTGCGGCTCTGTTGCAAGTTGGATCCCGCAGCATCCAGGTCACAATCCAATCTCGGCCAGAGTTTGATAAGTGATGAACTGCAGCTTACTTGGCACAGTCTGCAAGCTGTGGCCCAGGAGCAGATGACCAGACTGCGAGTCTCGGCCGTTTTTCATCGCAGTGTAGAGGCCTATTATCGACAGCTGAGGGAACTGCGTCCACTTTTGACCCAGGAATTATCCGCCCaattgcaacagcaacaaagacAGCAGCACAATCGCAGTAGCAGTGGAATAAGTAGCGATGCCGAAGGAGAAATCGAATCTGAGCTATCTCCACTGGGAGAAATGCCTCCGCGTTTGCAGCGCCACCTGGTGGCCAGGGAGCAACTGCTGGTCGAAGTGGGAAGAATGGTCAGATTGGGAAGACTGCTGAAGAAGCGTCTCAAAGAGCCCTTCGTCTTGGATGCACTGACAGGAAAGAG TGTCGTGGCCGATGAATTGCCCTTGGATAGCAGTCCAAGTCCGTTGCATGATAGTGGAAGGACTAGTAGTGCTGGAAGTGAGGTGCCTGGAGAGGCTCCCCCACAAACTGTACAGGTTGTGCCCACTGGAAGCAACGAACTTGCCTGCGCTGCCATTTCCCATAAGTTGGGCGCCATTGCCGAGGTGGCCGAATCTTTGGATGCTGTCATCCGGGATGTCCAGCAGCAGGAGAAAGCAGCCAGCAATGGAATAACAAATGGCACTACGAGTCATGGTATCAAGAAACTGGGAAGCATCGAG GACTGGCACTCCCGATCCACCGAGGACGAGTCCTTCGCCACCGCCTCCGAGGGCAACTTCACGCCCAACTCGCACTCCTCCTCCTTCCAAACGGCCTCGGGAAGGACTAGCTCCTACATAGGATCCGCTAAGAACTCCTTCGACGAGGCGGATGACTCCACATTGAGCACCTTTGAGATACCCGAACTGCCACAATCCCCGGTCAACATGTCCTTCGACAGCTCCGAACTGAGTTACTTTTCGGCGCGACAGCAGAGGATGAAAAGTGAGGATCAGGATAGtgtggtgggcgtggcagagttGCATAGTCAGAGTGTGACGCCCACGCCGGATgatgaggagcagcagcatttACTACTGCCACTTCCCCTGCCACAGGCCATCGAATCGGATTCAGAGGTGGAGGGATTCAATTTGGCCACTGGGATTACGACGGAGACAGGACCAAGGATCTCGAATGCCCACACGCCGGAGGTGAGCTACCGATCTGGTGATACCGCTAATACCGCTCCGACTTCAACTAACCCCAACGAATCGAAACCGCCGACGTCCTGGCGACGCAGTAAATACTACGAGAATATAACGAAACAAACGATCAAGGGATTTTTGTAG
- the LOC123002347 gene encoding kalirin isoform X3: MEEDVLNALQTRSVYLSGGFDRQKRIIFVVNAFNDLQLWNRRYLQVTLDYLKRSLSASVLQNGVSVVVNAQESSSRISRQQVRQIYALFGGDINVDLYLVRAEGFWEKHVEPCTKSQVKGEPLVLSKARLFKFIEPQNLPEELGGTLQFNYDLWLQQRKSIDEFTKSHVQTLGSMERLLALLREHKSLRPAEADVELKKCAQLHAGVQNDIETAIDMGNAILARFNEVYETHSPPPQAVAPASESPVNAHPPPMPAHSATGIPPQQQLKPLLPPDLVCERARIELRLNEIEKKQTAIRTAWLELLRSLREARELGTLEEGVSFVTNWILQQAEQLLSRQRSIAGDVRGCEALRSAHDQLELECRETYGCYAELLYKIERFAGERQASPKDKDLCQDLLSQRDFMQFVCRSFAKRLERRRNVLMTALRFHRLLEQFEELLTTGNHVVEVDSRSLDWPEAEQLLMQLKENQEMLGHVERELVREGEKLSDMLAMPVKDALGRDLQLDYSPEIAQLRRQIDESRRRRQVCWSRLALQRLTLEQVTHIHAYEEDARRARDWLQELYAVLLRCHSHVGCNIHEIQLQKDELQGFEETGRSIYHYGCQLLEASQTLRLCCKLDPAASRSQSNLGQSLISDELQLTWHSLQAVAQEQMTRLRVSAVFHRSVEAYYRQLRELRPLLTQELSAQLQQQQRQQHNRSSSGISSDAEGEIESELSPLGEMPPRLQRHLVAREQLLVEVGRMVRLGRLLKKRLKEPFVLDALTGKRFRNLFAKSKGDEEVTPERPEVPSIVVDEPPNEVEESESKSPNVAVENQANTSAPLASEEEDLARKPHEILSDSSSDLSRLLEAINEASKLPEVSSEDTQGEDEDYEDDDDTASTSSVKTKIAKASIERDIILEETLEEDEEEDGVDEVDAGPPLKSLDKIKALIRNDSETYPQSDYTDNETPSHSRTASVDSGAPDNPRLSGDFSVVADELPLDSSPSPLHDSGRTSSAGSEVPGEAPPQTVQVVPTGSNELACAAISHKLGAIAEVAESLDAVIRDVQQQEKAASNGITNGTTSHGIKKLGSIEDWHSRSTEDESFATASEGNFTPNSHSSSFQTASGRTSSYIGSAKNSFDEADDSTLSTFEIPELPQSPVNMSFDSSELSYFSARQQRMKSEDQDSVVGVAELHSQSVTPTPDDEEQQHLLLPLPLPQAIESDSEVEGFNLATGITTETGPRISNAHTPEVSYRSGDTANTAPTSTNPNESKPPTSWRRSKYYENITKQTIKGFL; this comes from the exons ATGGAGGAGGACGTGCTGAATGCCCTGCAGACGCGAAGTGTCTATCTATCCGGGGGATTCGATCGCCAGAAGCGCATCATCTTCGTTGTCAACGCATTCAACGATCTGCAGCTGTGGAATCGCCGCTATCTGCAGGTGACTCTGGACTATCTGAAGCGTTCGCTCAG CGCTTCGGTTCTGCAGAATGGCGTGAGTGTGGTGGTCAATGCCCAGGAGAGCAGCTCACGGATCTCGAGGCAGCAGGTGCGCCAGATATACGCCCTCTTCGGGGGCGACATCAATGTGGATCTGTATCTAGTCAGGGCGGAGGGCTTCTGGGAGAAGCATGTGGAGCCGTGCACCAAGTCCCAGGTCAAGGGAGAG CCCCTGGTGCTGTCGAAGGCTCGGCTGTTCAAGTTCATAGAGCCGCAGAACCTGCCTGAGGAGCTGGGCGGCACCTTGCAGTTCAACTACGATCTGTGGCTGCAGCAGCGCAAG TCCATCGACGAGTTTACCAAATCGCATGTGCAGACTTTGGGATCGATGGAAAGGCTGTTGGCTCTGCTGAGAGAGCACAAATCTCTGCGGCCGGCGGAAGCGGATGTGGAGCTGAAGAAGTGCGCCCAGCTGCATGCCGGTGTCCAAAACGACATAGAAACGGCCATCGACATGG GTAACGCGATCTTGGCCCGCTTCAACGAGGTCTACGAGACGCATTCACCGCCGCCACAAGCGGTCGCACCTGCCTCGGAGTCGCCAGTGAACGCCCACCCCCCGCCAATGCCGGCACACTCCGCCACTGGAATTCccccgcagcagcagctgaaaCCCCTTTTGCCACCCGATCTCGTCTGTGAACGTGCCCGCATCGAGTTGCGATTGAATGAGATCGAGAAGAAACAAACGGCCATTCGAACGGCCTGGCTGGAATTGCTGAGATCTCTGAGGGAGGCACGCGAACTCGGCACCCTGGAGGAGGGGGTGTCCTTCGTCACCAACTGGATCCTGCAGCAGGCGGAGCAGCTGCTGAGCCGCCAAAGGAGCATTGCCGGCGATGTGAGGGGCTGTGAGGCCCTGCGATCTGCCCATGATCAACTGGAACTGGAGTGCCGGGAAACCTATGGTTGCTATGCGGAGTTGCTATATAAAATCGAAAGATTCGCCGGAGAGAGGCAAGCATCTCCAAAGGACAAGGATCTTTGCCAGGATCTCCTTTCGCAGAGGGATTTCATGCAATTTGTGTGTCGTTCCTTTGCGAAGAGATTGGAGAGAAGGAGGAACGTCCTCATGACCGCCTTGAGGTTCCACCGACTCCTCGAGCAATTCGAGGAGCTCCTGACCACTGGGAATCATGTGGTAGAGGTGGACAGTCGATCACTCGATTGGCCCGAGGCAGAACAGCTACTCATGCAGCTAAAGGAGAACCAGGAAATGTTGG GCCACGTCGAGCGCGAACTTGTGCGTGAAGGTGAAAAGCTGAGCGACATGCTGGCGATGCCGGTGAAAGACGCTCTGGGCCGTGACCTCCAGCTGGACTACAGCCCCGAGATCGCCCAGCTGCGGCGGCAGATCGACGAGAGCAGGCGGCGGCGTCAGGTGTGCTGGAGTCGGCTGGCGCTGCAGCGGCTCACCTTGGAGCAGGTGACCCACATCCATGCCTACGAGGAGGACGCGCGGAGGGCGAGGGACTGGCTGCAGGAGCTTTATGCCGTCTTGCTCAGATGCCACTCCCATGTCGGCTGCAACATCCACGAGATCCAGCTGCAGAAGGACGAGCTGCAGGGGTTCGAGGAAACCGGCCGG AGCATCTACCACTATGGCTGCCAGTTGCTGGAGGCTTCCCAAACCCTGCGGCTCTGTTGCAAGTTGGATCCCGCAGCATCCAGGTCACAATCCAATCTCGGCCAGAGTTTGATAAGTGATGAACTGCAGCTTACTTGGCACAGTCTGCAAGCTGTGGCCCAGGAGCAGATGACCAGACTGCGAGTCTCGGCCGTTTTTCATCGCAGTGTAGAGGCCTATTATCGACAGCTGAGGGAACTGCGTCCACTTTTGACCCAGGAATTATCCGCCCaattgcaacagcaacaaagacAGCAGCACAATCGCAGTAGCAGTGGAATAAGTAGCGATGCCGAAGGAGAAATCGAATCTGAGCTATCTCCACTGGGAGAAATGCCTCCGCGTTTGCAGCGCCACCTGGTGGCCAGGGAGCAACTGCTGGTCGAAGTGGGAAGAATGGTCAGATTGGGAAGACTGCTGAAGAAGCGTCTCAAAGAGCCCTTCGTCTTGGATGCACTGACAGGAAAGAG ATTTCGTAATTTGTTTGCCAAATCAAAGGGCGATGAGGAAGTAACCCCCGAAAGGCCGGAAGTGCCCAGCATTGTGGTGGATGAGCCACCCAATGAGGTCGAGGAAAGTGAAAGTAAATCCCCAAATGTGGCCGTAGAAAATCAGGCTAATACCTCTGCTCCTTTGGCCAGCGAAGAGGAGGATTTGGCCCGGAAGCCCCATGAGATCCTAAGTGATTCCTCTAGCGATCTAAGTAGACTTTTGGAGGCCATAAATGAGGCCAGCAAACTGCCGGAAGTGAGTAGTGAAGATACGCAGGGTGAAGATGAGGATTACGAGGACGATGATGATACGGCCAGCACTTCGAGTGTCAAGACCAAGATAGCCAAGGCCTCGATAGAAAGGGATATTATACTAGAGGAAACCCTAGAGgaagatgaggaggaggatgggGTGGATGAGGTGGACGCGGGGCCACCCCTCAAAAGTCTGGATAAGATCAAAGCCCTCATACGAAATGATAGTGAAACATATCCGCAGAGCGACTATACCGATAATGAAACCCCTTCGCATTCACGCACTGCCTCTGTGGACTCCGGAGCCCCCGATAATCCCCGTCTTTCTGGTGATTTCAGTGTCGTGGCCGATGAATTGCCCTTGGATAGCAGTCCAAGTCCGTTGCATGATAGTGGAAGGACTAGTAGTGCTGGAAGTGAGGTGCCTGGAGAGGCTCCCCCACAAACTGTACAGGTTGTGCCCACTGGAAGCAACGAACTTGCCTGCGCTGCCATTTCCCATAAGTTGGGCGCCATTGCCGAGGTGGCCGAATCTTTGGATGCTGTCATCCGGGATGTCCAGCAGCAGGAGAAAGCAGCCAGCAATGGAATAACAAATGGCACTACGAGTCATGGTATCAAGAAACTGGGAAGCATCGAG GACTGGCACTCCCGATCCACCGAGGACGAGTCCTTCGCCACCGCCTCCGAGGGCAACTTCACGCCCAACTCGCACTCCTCCTCCTTCCAAACGGCCTCGGGAAGGACTAGCTCCTACATAGGATCCGCTAAGAACTCCTTCGACGAGGCGGATGACTCCACATTGAGCACCTTTGAGATACCCGAACTGCCACAATCCCCGGTCAACATGTCCTTCGACAGCTCCGAACTGAGTTACTTTTCGGCGCGACAGCAGAGGATGAAAAGTGAGGATCAGGATAGtgtggtgggcgtggcagagttGCATAGTCAGAGTGTGACGCCCACGCCGGATgatgaggagcagcagcatttACTACTGCCACTTCCCCTGCCACAGGCCATCGAATCGGATTCAGAGGTGGAGGGATTCAATTTGGCCACTGGGATTACGACGGAGACAGGACCAAGGATCTCGAATGCCCACACGCCGGAGGTGAGCTACCGATCTGGTGATACCGCTAATACCGCTCCGACTTCAACTAACCCCAACGAATCGAAACCGCCGACGTCCTGGCGACGCAGTAAATACTACGAGAATATAACGAAACAAACGATCAAGGGATTTTTGTAG
- the LOC123002347 gene encoding SEC14 domain and spectrin repeat-containing protein 1-B isoform X2 encodes MEEDVLNALQTRSVYLSGGFDRQKRIIFVVNAFNDLQLWNRRYLQVTLDYLKRSLSASVLQNGVSVVVNAQESSSRISRQQVRQIYALFGGDINVDLYLVRAEGFWEKHVEPCTKSQVKGEPLVLSKARLFKFIEPQNLPEELGGTLQFNYDLWLQQRKSIDEFTKSHVQTLGSMERLLALLREHKSLRPAEADVELKKCAQLHAGVQNDIETAIDMGNAILARFNEVYETHSPPPQAVAPASESPVNAHPPPMPAHSATGIPPQQQLKPLLPPDLVCERARIELRLNEIEKKQTAIRTAWLELLRSLREARELGTLEEGVSFVTNWILQQAEQLLSRQRSIAGDVRGCEALRSAHDQLELECRETYGCYAELLYKIERFAGERQASPKDKDLCQDLLSQRDFMQFVCRSFAKRLERRRNVLMTALRFHRLLEQFEELLTTGNHVVEVDSRSLDWPEAEQLLMQLKENQEMLGHVERELVREGEKLSDMLAMPVKDALGRDLQLDYSPEIAQLRRQIDESRRRRQVCWSRLALQRLTLEQVTHIHAYEEDARRARDWLQELYAVLLRCHSHVGCNIHEIQLQKDELQGFEETGRSIYHYGCQLLEASQTLRLCCKLDPAASRSQSNLGQSLISDELQLTWHSLQAVAQEQMTRLRVSAVFHRSVEAYYRQLRELRPLLTQELSAQLQQQQRQQHNRSSSGISSDAEGEIESELSPLGEMPPRLQRHLVAREQLLVEVGRMVRLGRLLKKRLKEPFVLDALTGKSCVSALDFNPTNRRLLHYAQRIELGEKITAKRSAYQLKHEKDFHSNPTSSRQIN; translated from the exons ATGGAGGAGGACGTGCTGAATGCCCTGCAGACGCGAAGTGTCTATCTATCCGGGGGATTCGATCGCCAGAAGCGCATCATCTTCGTTGTCAACGCATTCAACGATCTGCAGCTGTGGAATCGCCGCTATCTGCAGGTGACTCTGGACTATCTGAAGCGTTCGCTCAG CGCTTCGGTTCTGCAGAATGGCGTGAGTGTGGTGGTCAATGCCCAGGAGAGCAGCTCACGGATCTCGAGGCAGCAGGTGCGCCAGATATACGCCCTCTTCGGGGGCGACATCAATGTGGATCTGTATCTAGTCAGGGCGGAGGGCTTCTGGGAGAAGCATGTGGAGCCGTGCACCAAGTCCCAGGTCAAGGGAGAG CCCCTGGTGCTGTCGAAGGCTCGGCTGTTCAAGTTCATAGAGCCGCAGAACCTGCCTGAGGAGCTGGGCGGCACCTTGCAGTTCAACTACGATCTGTGGCTGCAGCAGCGCAAG TCCATCGACGAGTTTACCAAATCGCATGTGCAGACTTTGGGATCGATGGAAAGGCTGTTGGCTCTGCTGAGAGAGCACAAATCTCTGCGGCCGGCGGAAGCGGATGTGGAGCTGAAGAAGTGCGCCCAGCTGCATGCCGGTGTCCAAAACGACATAGAAACGGCCATCGACATGG GTAACGCGATCTTGGCCCGCTTCAACGAGGTCTACGAGACGCATTCACCGCCGCCACAAGCGGTCGCACCTGCCTCGGAGTCGCCAGTGAACGCCCACCCCCCGCCAATGCCGGCACACTCCGCCACTGGAATTCccccgcagcagcagctgaaaCCCCTTTTGCCACCCGATCTCGTCTGTGAACGTGCCCGCATCGAGTTGCGATTGAATGAGATCGAGAAGAAACAAACGGCCATTCGAACGGCCTGGCTGGAATTGCTGAGATCTCTGAGGGAGGCACGCGAACTCGGCACCCTGGAGGAGGGGGTGTCCTTCGTCACCAACTGGATCCTGCAGCAGGCGGAGCAGCTGCTGAGCCGCCAAAGGAGCATTGCCGGCGATGTGAGGGGCTGTGAGGCCCTGCGATCTGCCCATGATCAACTGGAACTGGAGTGCCGGGAAACCTATGGTTGCTATGCGGAGTTGCTATATAAAATCGAAAGATTCGCCGGAGAGAGGCAAGCATCTCCAAAGGACAAGGATCTTTGCCAGGATCTCCTTTCGCAGAGGGATTTCATGCAATTTGTGTGTCGTTCCTTTGCGAAGAGATTGGAGAGAAGGAGGAACGTCCTCATGACCGCCTTGAGGTTCCACCGACTCCTCGAGCAATTCGAGGAGCTCCTGACCACTGGGAATCATGTGGTAGAGGTGGACAGTCGATCACTCGATTGGCCCGAGGCAGAACAGCTACTCATGCAGCTAAAGGAGAACCAGGAAATGTTGG GCCACGTCGAGCGCGAACTTGTGCGTGAAGGTGAAAAGCTGAGCGACATGCTGGCGATGCCGGTGAAAGACGCTCTGGGCCGTGACCTCCAGCTGGACTACAGCCCCGAGATCGCCCAGCTGCGGCGGCAGATCGACGAGAGCAGGCGGCGGCGTCAGGTGTGCTGGAGTCGGCTGGCGCTGCAGCGGCTCACCTTGGAGCAGGTGACCCACATCCATGCCTACGAGGAGGACGCGCGGAGGGCGAGGGACTGGCTGCAGGAGCTTTATGCCGTCTTGCTCAGATGCCACTCCCATGTCGGCTGCAACATCCACGAGATCCAGCTGCAGAAGGACGAGCTGCAGGGGTTCGAGGAAACCGGCCGG AGCATCTACCACTATGGCTGCCAGTTGCTGGAGGCTTCCCAAACCCTGCGGCTCTGTTGCAAGTTGGATCCCGCAGCATCCAGGTCACAATCCAATCTCGGCCAGAGTTTGATAAGTGATGAACTGCAGCTTACTTGGCACAGTCTGCAAGCTGTGGCCCAGGAGCAGATGACCAGACTGCGAGTCTCGGCCGTTTTTCATCGCAGTGTAGAGGCCTATTATCGACAGCTGAGGGAACTGCGTCCACTTTTGACCCAGGAATTATCCGCCCaattgcaacagcaacaaagacAGCAGCACAATCGCAGTAGCAGTGGAATAAGTAGCGATGCCGAAGGAGAAATCGAATCTGAGCTATCTCCACTGGGAGAAATGCCTCCGCGTTTGCAGCGCCACCTGGTGGCCAGGGAGCAACTGCTGGTCGAAGTGGGAAGAATGGTCAGATTGGGAAGACTGCTGAAGAAGCGTCTCAAAGAGCCCTTCGTCTTGGATGCACTGACAGGAAAGAG TTGCGTGAGTGCCTTGGACTTCAACCCTACAAATCGGCGGCTACTTCATTATGCTCAACGCATAGAACTCGGTGAAAAAATAACAGCAAAACGTTCTGCATATCAACTAAAACATGAGAAAGATTTTCACTCAAATCCCACGAGTTCGCGGCAAATTAACTag